The following proteins are co-located in the Procambarus clarkii isolate CNS0578487 chromosome 16, FALCON_Pclarkii_2.0, whole genome shotgun sequence genome:
- the LOC123760179 gene encoding uncharacterized protein — MPQMNKCSSYDHVVAQSAASGMLSDAGSNPRHDPCGLARPTPPETISPETIFPIHHLPQRKPSPETIFPETIFPETIFPREYLPQRQSPPQTIFPTDHLPRDHLPLRPSPQRPSPPETISPRDHLPQKPSQPEIIFPRDHLPQRPSPLETIFPRESLPQRQSSPLIISPETIFPRDNLPQRLSPPETIFPTDHLPQRLSLPETINPRDNLPRGNLPQRPSPPEIISPRDNLPHRPSPPETMSPRDHLPQRQSSPETISPRDHLPQTPFSPETIFPRDHLSQRSSPPETIFPIDHLPQRPCPPEIIFPRDNLPQRQSSPETISPRDHLPQRPSSPETISPRDHLPQRQSSAETIFPREHLPQRPSPPEITSPRDNLPHRPSPPETMSPRDHLPQRQSSPETIFPRDHLQRPSSPETISLRDYIPPETIFPRDHLPQRPSSPETISLRDYIPRETIFPRDHLPQRPSPPDTIFPRDHLPQRPSLPEIISPRDNLPHRPSPPETMSPRDHLSQRQSSPETIFPRDHLPQRPSPPETIFPRDHLPQRPSSPETIFRRDHLPQRASSPETISPRDHLPQRQSSP, encoded by the exons atgcctcaaatgaacaaatgcTCAAGCtacgaccatgtcgtagctcagtcggcagcgtctggaatgctttcggacgcaggttcgaatcctcgtcacgacccttgtggacttGCT AGACCAACTCCCCCAGAGACCATCTCCCCAGAGACAATCTTCCCCATACACCATCTACCCCAGAGAAAACCTTCCCCAGAGACAATCTTCCCCGAGACAATCTTCCCCGAGACAATCTTCCCCAGAGAATATCTCCCCCAGAGACAATCTCCCCCACAGACAATCTTCCCCACAGACCATCTCCCCAGAGACCATCTCCCCCTGAGACCATCTCCCCAGAGACCATCTCCCCCAGAGACCATCTCCCCCAGAGACCATCTCCCCCAGAAACCATCTCAGCCTGAGATTATCTTCCCTAGAGACCATCTTCCCCAGAGACCATCTCCCCTAGAGACCATCTTCCCCAGAGAATCTCTCCCCCAAAGACAATCTTCCCCATTGATCATCTCCCCAGAGACAATCTTCCCCAGAGACAATCTTCCCCAGAGACTATCTCCCCCAGAGACAATCTTCCCCACAGACCATCTCCCCCAGAGACTATCTCTCCCAGAGACCATCAACCCCAGAGACAATCTTCCCCGAGGCAATCTTCCCCAGAGACCATCTCCCCCAGAGATCATCTCCCCCAGAGACAATCTTCCCCATAGACCATCTCCCCCAGAGACCATGTCCCCCAGAGATCATCTTCCCCAGAGACAATCTTCCCCAGAGACCATCTCCCCCAGAGACCATCTCCCCCAGACACCATTTTCCCCAGAGACCATCTTCCCCAGAGACCATCTCTCCCAGAGATCATCTCCCCCAGAGACAATCTTCCCCATAGACCATCTCCCCCAGAGACCATGTCCCCCAGAGATCATCTTTCCCAGAGACAATCTTCCCCAGAGACAATCTTCCCCAGAGACCATCTCCCCCAGAGACCATCTCCCCCAGAGACCATCTTCCCCAGAGACCATCTCCCCCAGAGACCATCTTCCCCAGAGACAATCTTCCGCAGAGACCATCTTCCCCAGAGAGCATCTTCCCCAGAGACCATCTCCCCCAGAGATCACCTCCCCCAGAGACAATCTTCCCCATAGACCATCTCCTCCAGAGACCATGTCCCCCAGAGACCATCTTCCCCAGAGACAATCTTCCCCAGAGACCATCTTCCCCAGAGACCATCTCCAGAGACCATCTTCCCCAGAGACCATCTCCCTCAGAGACTATATTCCCCCAGAGACCATCTTCCCCAGAGACCATCTCCCCCAGAGACCATCTTCCCCAGAGACCATCTCCCTCAGAGACTATATTCCCCGAGAGACCATCTTCCCCAGAGACCATCTCCCCCAGAGACCATCTCCCCCAGACACCATTTTCCCCAGAGACCATCTTCCCCAGAGACCATCTCTCCCAGAGATCATCTCCCCCAGAGACAATCTTCCCCATAGACCATCTCCCCCAGAGACCATGTCCCCCAGAGATCATCTTTCCCAGAGACAATCTTCCCCAGAGACAATCTTCCCCAGAGACCATCTCCCCCAGAGACCATCTCCCCCAGAGACCATCTTCCCCAGAGACCATCTCCCCCAGAGACCATCTTCCCCAGAGACAATCTTCCGCAGAGACCATCTTCCCCAGAGAGCATCTTCCCCAGAGACCATCTCCCCCAGAGATCACCTCCCCCAGAGACAATCTTCCCCATAG
- the LOC138365334 gene encoding proteoglycan 4-like has protein sequence MSPRDHLPQRQSSPETIFPRDHLLQRPSPPETITTISSRDHVPQRPSSPETIFPRDHLPQGPSSPETISPRDHHSHRISSPETISPRDHLPQRPSPPETIFPRDHLPQRPSSPETIFPRDHLPQRPSPPETIFPRDHLRQRQYSPETIFIRDHLPQRPSSPETISPKDHLSQRLSSPETISPRDHLPQRPSPPETIFPRDHHSHRISSPEIISPRDHLPQRPSPPETITAIEYLPQRPSPPGTIFPRDHLPQRPSSLETFSARDYLPQRPSQPETISARDYLPQRPSSLETFSARDYLPQRPSQPEIIFPRDHLSQRPSQPETIFPRGQHMSITAAMGASDYFPSRSTVSIPVSLSHRTLNVSAVFFKFLRVQITVGPLSSSIRRPRSMVITGEFTFNMGQSTHRIVAMSQHLPSALQKHTGRVLQQHTDRVPWQKSLATC, from the exons ATGTCCCCCAGAGACCATCTTCCCCAGAGACAATCTTCCCCAGAGACCATCTTCCCCAGAGACCATCTCCTCCAGAGACCATCTCCCCCAGAGACCATCACA ACCATCTCCTCCAGAGACCATGTCCCCCAGAGACCATCTTCCCCAGAGACAATCTTCCCCAGAGACCATCTCCCCCAGGGACCATCTTCCCCAGAGACCATCTCCCCCAGAGACCATCACAGCCATAGAATATCTTCCCCAGAGACCATCTCCCCCAGGGACCATCTTCCCCAGAGACCATCTCCCCCAGAGACCATCTTCCCCAGAGACCATCTCCCCCAGAGACCATCTTCCCCAGAGACAATCTTCCCCAGAGACCATCTTCCCCAGAGACCATCTCCCCCAGAGACCATCTTCCCTAGAGACCATCTCCGCCAGAGACAATATTCCCCAGAGACCATCTTCATCAGAGACCATCTTCCCCAGAGACCATCTTCCCCAGAGACCATCTCCCCCAAAGACCATCTCAGCCAGAGACTATCTTCCCCAGAGACCATTTCCCCCAGAGACCATCTTCCCCAGAGACCATCTCCCCCAGAGACCATCTTTCCTAGAGACCATCACAGCCATAGAATATCTTCCCCAGAGATCATCTCCCCCAGGGACCATCTTCCCCAGAGACCATCTCCCCCAGAGACCATCACAGCCATAGAATATCTTCCCCAGAGACCATCTCCCCCAGGGACCATCTTCCCCAGAGACCATCTCCCCCAGAGACCATCTTCCTTAGAGACCTTCTCAGCCAGAGACTATCTTCCCCAGAGACCATCTCAGCCAGAGACCATCTCAGCCAGAGACTATCTTCCCCAGAGACCATCTTCCTTAGAGACCTTCTCAGCCAGAGACTATCTTCCCCAGAGACCATCTCAGCCAGAGATTATCTTCCCCAGAGACCATCTCAGCCAGAGACCATCTCAGCCAGAGACCATCTTCCCCAGAGGCCAACACATGA GTATCACAGCGGCCATGGGCGCCAGCGACTACTTCCCCTCGCGCTCGACCGTCAGCATCCCTG TGTCGCTTTCACACAGGACTCTCAATGTATCTGCAGTGTTCTTCAAATTCCTGCGAGTTCAAATCACTGTGGGGCCACTATCTTCAAGTATACGTCGACCACGCTCAATGGTAATCACCGGCGAATTCAccttcaacatgggccagtccacacaccgtATCGTCGCAATGTCCCAACACCTCCCatctgctctccagaaacacaccgGCAGAgtacttcagcaacacactgacagggttcCCTGGCAAAAGTCTCTAGCAACATGCTAG